Proteins from a single region of Lates calcarifer isolate ASB-BC8 linkage group LG19, TLL_Latcal_v3, whole genome shotgun sequence:
- the cdan1 gene encoding LOW QUALITY PROTEIN: codanin-1 (The sequence of the model RefSeq protein was modified relative to this genomic sequence to represent the inferred CDS: deleted 5 bases in 5 codons), with translation MPRPRPLSPAAAQRPDRMAALLESLLLKKVDVNTVVDWLKNLEEHDKLSLSKPGVTVHKQEFVPFLLNFLRDQSSQALTHGPATPAKTPSRPRPAAQTQGFTDRRGCRSAGGAGSRSASRIQLFSPATSVSPDTEMDAAGQSGSHCLSGVSALSSPSFTTTWSPASRPSGYERRPGQRISLGDYMVSPPDLQHSPNLQSQKGRRRSGAGGGGIAVGGQGRHGGGRGGHHSDENGRWDSGGRRSGRGGGGGGGGYSRISEQVSPPSVGQLNFNNLEDFPPVGSSPVSPVASKPSRRINPTPVSAERPHSKPKTCFTSTPFRKLSSPPSGGEVLQGPMTVSSPLSLQEERELLKREKTKRAQQVSSPLPSSLDPCTPTKSGLRTGSKVTPDLQTPCPEPSKVTFSTELDLLAELYCTCISENLVPNIFLELFFVMQLLTSQSPHTHDDDEQESLCAVNSDVLERCYLRQVHNCVHFAVKVLENQFQLVAHLDKCTLRLLAENERVASFSPGLRDRLTQAQDRSTATLSPSVSTFIHSVPFRPATDNRSNFGSDKAFHTFKKQRDIFYEVLREWEDFHMEPGWNFDAALGSRIRGMMSQLTSAGNHSHFARLFLKQLVQMCKGPRVNSSPGDTPDTDLLGMLGADSLGRLKRLEERLIQPHGVVGPCPPPSFPGHQEFFRDFLQTASCCQLNQHLQDSLCQQLLQLDEVSILSPPASIGEGEEEGDGDMEHQDEKQRFTSVLLLARLLAKFLGFISFLPYQTSERPSREIQETAVALRSKSVPVLDVCAVLSNSVRRRRTILTVPWLVEFLSMLDFIGPLLLSYRTALGTLLLLYRRMLLGRSGEMCYLNKLLMVSVLGWLFQIPVIPEDIFFTSEFTEVAKLEDSNTSGAGLDCIPLVGQQLLYTCCPFLGEFRKLLAAFVSGSTAKSGGIIRKITPTSAELRDTPAANRSQQKLQVDLEQAFFHNQPPSLRRTVEFVAERIGSNGVKHMKATLVSELVERGEKMLRDGLELPNSNPSKLNDSICAQLCDAGLEAMARATRFCCEKSPEAIRILLPEETSSAVLTTSENITKRLATEKACSWLSANITALIRREWKTRYDRVMKALGSPVAPDVGDTERAADELVTQEQSTTPKRKRGSERVISCPPHCNHSASLPSDILIEMKEWLSIAVGPRTDEELPTSSQLITLLQRVGDTLACRKFSTVMSEQMLLNCTVLLACKLVSAELPVQSLSGCSGGGEVIVGPGSGSEPPVRSVLEQLAELWERDCCSSAPLHLLFTPLTVTAVLKASDTEWNNYLFLVRKLVDRGILGEEEVISHWKKLTNLALPAELIEKFQLQSQSIKPPLPLADLQSHMDMLQVSHQTVEGAT, from the exons ATGCCCCGCCCCCGTCCTCTCAGTCCTGCAGCCGCGCAGCGCCCTGACAGAATGGCGGCTCTTTTGGAATCACTGCTGTTGAAGAAAGTGGACGTTAATACGGTCGTAGACTGGCTGAAAAATCTCGAG GAGCACGACAAGCTGTCACTCAGCAAACCTGGGGTGACAGTTCACAAACAGGaatttgttccttttcttttaaactTCCTGAGAGATCAGAGCAGTCAAGCACTAACCCATGGCCCTGCCACACCGGCCAAGACCCCCAGCCGTCCCAGGCCTGCTGCACAGACCCAAGGCTTCACTGACAGGAGGGGCTGCAGgtctgctggtggtgctggttCACGGAGTGCCAGCCGGATCCAGCTGTTTTCTCCGGCCACATCAGTTTCACCTGATACTGAGATGGATGCTGCTGGTCAGTCAGGATCCCACTGTCTGAGC GGGGTCAGTGCCTTAAGCAGCCCTTCCTTTACAACAACCTGGAGCCCTGCCTCCAGGCCCTCAGGCTACGAGCGCCGGCCTGGCCAGAGGATCAGTCTGGGGGACTACATGGTTTCTCCACCGGACCTCCAGCACAGCCCCAACCTGCAGTCACAAAAGGGCCGCAGGAGGAGTGGTGCTGGCGGTGGTGGCATTGCTGTCGGGGGACAAGGAAGACATGGAGGAGGGCGTGGAGGACACCACAGTGATGAGAATGGACGATGGGACAGTGGGGGGAGGAGgtcaggcagaggaggaggaggaggaggaggagggtacAGTAGGATAAGTGAGCAGGTTTCACCTCCATCTGTGGGTCAGCTCAACTTCAACAACTTGGAAGATTTTCCTCCTGTTGGTTCATCACCAGTTTCACCAGT GGCATCCAAACCATCTAGAAGAATAAACCCAACACCAGTCAGTGCAGAGCGGCCACACTCCAAACCAAAGACCTGCTTCACTTCCACTCCATTCAGGAAGCTCTCTAGCCCCCCATCAGGGGGAGAGGTGCTTCAGGGACCGATGACAGTG AGCAGTCCTCTGAGCCTGCAGGAGGAAAGGGAACTACTTAAGAGGGAGAA aACCAAGCGTGCCCAGCAGGTCAGctctcctctgccctcctctctgGATCCTTGCACCCCCACCAAGTCAGGGCTTAGGACTGGATCTAAAGTTACACCTGACCTGCAGACACCTTGTCCTGAA CCATCCAAAGTCACCTTCTCCACGGAACTGGATCTCTTGGCAGAGCTGTACTGTACCTGCATTTCTG AAAATCTCGTGCCAAACATTTTCCTGGAGCTTTTCTTTGTGATGCAGTTGCTAACGTCTCAGTCCCCTCACACTCATGATGATGACGAACAGGAAAGTTTGTGTGCTGTAAATTCAG aTGTTCTGGAGAGATGTTATCTAAGACAAGTACACAACTGTGTGCATTTTGCAGTAAAGGTTCTGGAGAATCAGTTTCA GTTGGTCGCTCATCTCGACAAGTGTACATTGCGTCTACTGGCAGAGAATGAGAGGGTGGCATCTTTCTCTCCAGGTCTCAGGGATCGTCTTACTCAAGCCCAGGACAGAAGCACAGCCACG CTTTCTCCCTCAGTTTCCACTTTCATCCACTCAGTCCCGTTCCGGCCTGCTACGGACAACAGGTCCAACTTTGGAAGTGATAAGGCCTTCCACacctttaaaaaacagag GGATATTTTTTATGAGGTGCTGCGGGAATGGGAGGACTTTCATATGGAACCAGGATGGAACTTTGATGCTGCGTTAGGGAGCAGGATAAG AGGAATGATGAGTCAACTGACCTCTGCAGGAAACCATTCCCATTTTGCACGTCTGTTCCTGAAGCAGCTTGTTCAG atgtGTAAAGGCCCCCGTGTGAACAGCTCCCCCGGGGATACCCCTGACACTGACCTGCTAGGTATGCTGGGAGCTGACAGCTTGGGGCGTCTGAAGCGCCTTGAAGAGCGTCTCATTCAGCCTCATGGAGTAGTCGGCCCCtgtcctcctccatccttccctGGCCACCAGGAGTTCTTCAGAGACTTCCTGCAGACAGCTAGCTG CTGCCAGCTGAACCAGCACCTGCAGGACAGCCTGtgtcagcagctcctgcagctggaTGAGGTGTCCATCCTGAGCCCCCCTGCTTCCAttggtgagggagaggaggagggagatggagacaTGGAGCATCAG GATGAGAAGCAGCGGTTCACCTCAGTGCTACTCCTCGCTCGTCTTCTGGCTAAGTTTCTtggatttatttcttttctgcctTACCAAACATCTGAGAGACCATCCAGAGAGATTCAGGAGACTGCTGTAGCCCTGCGCAGCaag AGCGTTCCAGTGCTcgatgtgtgtgctgtgctgagTAACAGTGTGAGAAGGAGGCGCACCATCCTTACTGTCCCCTGGCTTGTGGAGTTCCTCTCCATGTTGGACTTTATT ggtcctctgctgctcagctaCAGGACTGCGTTAGGCACACTGCTCCTCCTGTACAG GAGAATGCTGCTGGGCAGAAGTGGAGAAATGTGTTACCTGAACAAGCTCCTAATGGTGTCTGTATTAGGGTGGCTTTTCCAG ATCCCAGTGATTCCTGAGGACATTTTCTTCACCAGTGAGTTCACTGAAGTGGCTAAGCTGGAGGACAGCAACACAAGTGGTGCAGGACTt GACTGCATTCCCCTGGTGGGTCAGCAGCTTCTCTATACGTGTTGTCCATTTCTTG GTGAGTTTCGTAAGCTTCTAGCTGCCTTTGTGTCTGGAAGCACGGCCAAAAGTGGAGGAATTATCCGCAAGATCACTCCCACTTCTGCTGAGCTCAGGGATACGCCAGCTGCCAACAGGTCCCAGCAGAAACTACAG GTGGACCTGGAGCAAGCCTTCTTTCACAACCAGCCTCCGTCATTGCGCCGCACTGTGGAGTTTGTAGCTGAGAGAATTGGATCCAATGGCGTCAAGCATATGAA GGCCACATTAGTGAGTGAGttggtggagagaggagagaagatgcTGAGAGATGGACTGGAGTTGCCAAACTCAAATCCTTCAAAACTGAATGACTCCATCTGTGCTCAGCTGTGTGATGCTGGATTGGAGGCCATGGCACGAGCCACGAG ATTTTGTTGTGAGAAGAGTCCTGAAGCCATAAGAATTCTGCTCCCTGAGGAGACCTCCTCTGCT GTTCTGACCACATCTGAAAATATCACCAAACGTCTTGCAACAGAAAAAGCCTGCAGCTGGCTCTCTGCCAACATTACAG CGCTCATAAGGCGCGAGTGGAAGACCAGATATGACCGTGTGATGAAGGCTCTA GGTAGCCCTGTGGCTCCAGACGTGGGGGACACGGAGCGGGCTGCGGACGAGTTGGTCACCCAGGAGCAGTCGACTACTCCCAAGAGAAAACGAGGAAGTGAGAGAGTGATCTCCTGCCCTCCACACTGCAACCACAGTGCTTCACTGCCCTCAGACATCCTCATTGAGATGAAG GAGTGGTTGAGCATCGCAGTAGGTCCCAGGACTGATGAGGAGCTGCCAACCAGCTCTCAGCTCATAACGCTGCTCCAGAGAGTGGGAGACACACTGGCCTGCAGAAAG TTTTCAACTGTGATGTCAGAGCAGATGCTTCTGAACTGTACTGTCCTACTAGCCTGCAAACTAG TGTCTGCTGAGCTGCCGGTACAGTCTCTGTCAGGGTGCAGCGGAGGTGGAGAGGTTATTGTGGGTCCTGGTTCGGGGTCAGAGCCTCCTGTCAGATCAGTGCTGGAGCAGCTTGCTGAGCTGTGGGAGAGAGACTGCTGCTCCTCCGCCCCCCTCCACCTGCTGTTCACCCCgctcactgtcactgctgtgctGAAGGCCAGCGACACTGAG TGGAACAACTACCTGTTCCTGGTTAGAAAGCTGGTTGACAGAGGAATCTTGGGCGAGGAAGAGGTCATATCTCATTGGAAGAAGCTAACAAACTTGGCCTTGCCAGCG GAGCTGATAGAGAaatttcagctgcagtcacagagTATTAAACCCCCCTTGCCTCTGGCTGACTTACAAAGTCATATGGACATGCTGCAGGTCTCACATCAGACAGTAGAGGGCGCTACGTGA
- the ttbk2a gene encoding LOW QUALITY PROTEIN: tau-tubulin kinase 2 (The sequence of the model RefSeq protein was modified relative to this genomic sequence to represent the inferred CDS: deleted 2 bases in 1 codon), which produces MSGGAEQADILSVLSLVKERWKVVKKIGGGGFGEIYEAVDLLTRVSVALKVESAQQPKQVLKMEVAVLKKLQGKDHVCRFVGCGRNDRFNYVVMELQGRNLADLRRSMTRGTFSISTTLRLGRQILEAIESIHSVGFLHRDIKPSNFAMGRFPSTCRTCYMLDFGLARQFTNSCQEVRPPRPVAGFRGTVRYASVNAHKNKEMGRHDDLWSLFYMLVEFLVGQLPWRKIKDKEHVGKLKETYDHHLMLKHLPAEFGVFLEHISSLDYFTKPDYQLLMSVFDNSMKTYNVVENDPYDWERTGTDGTLTISASATTAQHHTRLTPAHLGMANASLIPGDLMRENTDEVLQDEQLSDVENNPAPERLTGSPLHPHRNQEADVWEELDRNRNRIRTAVWKTATEEEHSNNQGNQGHQSPYAGPSLGSPVKLHSEVMASDRDGPLLRKLRNIHSFDLERRLGLESKPSPERFLEACPVKQQPGTPHQEKEANGAAIIPVTQGQTVPAGERPDRVWHYDEEFLSGGGSPKPASPGSVEQGEGAASSGGFVALNLSSGRQDIDSREWVMVERPSGSPGAKATTSPSEEDEEPEVLQPGEQSPGWEKGSPSPISGKAKQESMSSSKGSAKVDKLELSVGPVGALPPVTPTSPAEALAEGVLTQLPTSPPSLPEEVAVRTSSPIPLRSPSPHTLLTTLSDPLHQRHPPGMRRSQSADQPQQERPSSSSSCHASLPLPPNPTPCTRSPSRRKLPAIPAGAANAKFPSVIRITRAQLQQLTAQRPSGLSSQSGSDSAPQCLLLERRGEAEAETQQVREQTVDITSPQDHVPTHPGTPTDPLAETLVNGDSHTKAQSPVPSRVSSPRSPRSPPPRSPSSPRSPRSPHSPTPPSPVFANGHFSPHVTGQSDLSNGAFPKLKDPENISGPTPCATKPQLRGEEGGKVNQAQTNGPASSSPAAPRKDPSRRQSRIPVLEPSSLLELPPPGSAKEKLLQKKANHQGPVPSPTASPSLSDRRGPVVASLARDPLSSNSDRSQDEDSLMGSRSDRQGDDAASLSSSSSPLSRKSRIPRPVHSASSSEQLAAQFLPRPPPGKPPCRPTVEGRLRRYRIRAGSTSDSDLLTCLAQLMHGSRGSPLHHRSSAQHGGSRMGICSLTSSPHHHRSSSASPRSSSSLQRSVSSSPSRHEHRGGGGGGCLGRSRSPPSFSGSPPPRRFYPHHQETCCSRQARTGPFHLSRGKGCSREGKCSSKLSR; this is translated from the exons GTGAAGAAGATTGGGGGTGGAGGGTTTGGCGAAATCTACGAGGCGGTGGACCTGCTGACACGGGTCAGCGTGGCGCTGAAGGTGGAGTCGGCCCAGCAGCCCAAACAGGTGCTCAAGATGGAGGTCGCCGTACTCAAGAAGCTCCAGG GTAAAGACCACGTCTGTCGCTTTGTGGGATGTGGCCGCAACGACCGCTTTAACTACGTGGTGATGGAGCTTCAG GGTCGTAACCTGGCTGACCTGAGGAGGAGTATGACCCGGGGCACATTCAGCATCAGCACCACCCTGCGTCTCGGCCGCCAGATCCTGGAAGCCATAGAGAGCATCCACTCTGTCGGCTTCCTGCATCGTGACATCAAACCG tcCAATTTTGCCATGGGTCGCTTCCCCAGTACCTGTCGTACCTGCTACATGTTGGACTTTGGTTTAGCTCGCCAGTTCACCAACTCTTGCCAGGAGGTCCGACCA ccCCGTCCAGTGGCAGGGTTCAGAGGAACAGTCCGCTATGCATCGGTCAACGCACACAAGAACAAG GAGATGGGTCGTCATGATGATCTGTGGTCCCTCTTCTACATGCTGGTGGAGTTTCTGGTTGGTCAGTTGCCATGGCGGAAGATCAAGGACAAA GAACACGTGGGGAAGCTGAAGGAGACTTACGACCATCACCTGATGCTCAAACATCTGCCGGCAGAGTTCGGTGTGTTTTTGGAACACATCTCCAGCCTGGACTACTTCACAAAACCTGACTACCAG CTGCTGATGTCAGTATTTGACAACAGTATGAAAACCTACAATGTTGTGGAGAATGACCCCTATGACTGGGAGAGAACTGGCACAGACGGCACCTTGACAATCAGTGCCAGTGCCACAACGGCACAACATCACACCCGCCTCACCCCGGCACATCTGGG CATGGCGAATGCCTCCCTGATACCTGGCGACCTGATGAGGGAAAACACAGATGAGGTTTTGCAGGATGAGCAGCTCAGTGACGTGGAGAACAACCCCGCTCCTGAGCGCCTGACTGGCTCTCCCCTCCACCCGCACCGCAACCAGGAGGCTGATGTCTGGGAGGAGCTGGACCGCAACCGTAACCGCATCAGGACGGCAGTCTGGAAG ACGGCGACGGAGGAGGAGCACAGCAACAACCAGGGCAACCAAGGACACCAGAGCCCCTACGCTGGACCAAGTCTGGGTTCACCAGTCAAACTACACTCTGAGGTGATGGCTTCAGACCGTGACGGCCCTCTGCTGAGGAAGCTCCGCAACATCCACAGCTTTGACCTGGAGAGGAGGCTTGGCCTGGAGTCTAAGCCCAGTCCAGAGCGCTTCCTGGAGGCCTG CCCAGTGAAGCAGCAGCCTGGCACCCCACACCAGGAGAAGGAGGCTAATGGAGCTGCAATCATCCCAGTGACTCAGGGTCAAACTGTTCCTGCCGGGGAGCGTCCAGATAGGGTCTGGCACTATGATGAGGAGTTCCTGTCTGGAGGTGGTTCTCCTAAGCCAGCATCCCCTGGATCTGTGGAGCAGGGAGAGGGGGCAGCCAGCAGCGGGGGCTTTGTGGCCCTAAATTTGAGCTCTGGGAGGCAGGACATTGACTCAAGGGAGTGGGTAATGGTGGAGCGGCCCAGCGGCTCCCCAGGAGCCAAGGCTACCACCAGCCCttcagaggaggatgaggagccAGAGGTGCTCCAGCCAGGAGAGCAGTCTCCTGGATGGGAAAAGGGCAGCCCAAGCCCTATCTCTGGCAAAGCTAAACAGGAAAGCATGTCTTCCTCCAAGGGAAGTGCAAAAGTGGACAAGTTGGAACTTAGCGTGGGCCCTGTGGGGGCTCTGCCTCCCGTCACTCCAACCAGCCCAGCTGAAGCTCTGGCTGAGGGAGTTCTCACTCAG CTCCCCACCTCTCCTCCGTCCCTGCCTGAGGAGGTCGCGGTCCGGACATCCAGCCCCATCCCTCTGCGCTCTCCCAGCCCTCACACCCTCCTGACCACCTTGTCGGACCCGCTGCACCAGCGCCATCCGCCGGGCATGAGGCGCAGCCAGTCTGCTGACCAGCCGCAGCAGGAacgcccctcctcctcctcctcctgccatgCCTCCCTTCCACTACCACCAAACCCCACCCCCTGCACCCGCTCACCCAGTCGCAGGAAACTGCCGGCCATCCCGGCGGGTGCTGCCAACGCCAAGTTTCCCTCTGTCATACGCATCACACGTGCCCAGCTTCAGCAG tTGACAGCTCAGCGTCCCTCTGGGCTGTCCTCCCAGTCAGGATCAGACAGTGCTCCACAGTGCCTCCTGCTGGAGAGGCGTGGTGAAGCCGAAGCTGAGACTCAGCAGGTCCGGGAGCAAACAGTGGACATCACCTCCCCACAGGACCATGTGCCCACCCATCCGGGGACGCCCACAGACCCCCTGGCTGAGACGCTGGTCAACGGAGACAGCCACACCAAAGCTCAAAGCCCCGTGCCAAGCCGCGTGTCTTCCCCGCGCTCGCCACGCTCGCCTCCTCCGCGCTCACCCTCCTCTCCACGCTCCCCTCGCTCCCCCCACTCCCCCACTCCCCCC AGTCCTGTTTTTGCCAACGGCCACTTCTCCCCTCATGTTACTGGCCAAAGTGATTTAAGTAATGGCGCTTTCCCTAAGCTTAAAGACCCTGAAAACATTTCTGGCCCCACTCCCTGTGCCACAAAGCCTCAGCTAAGAGGGGAGGAGGGCGGAAAGGTGAACCAGGCTCAGACTAACggcccagcctcctcctctccggCTGCCCCCCGTAAGGACCCCAGCCGCAGGCAAAGTCGCATCCCGGTCCTGGAGCCCTCCAGCCTTCTGGAGCTCCCGCCTCCTGGATCTGCCAAGGAGAAACTCCTGCAGAAGAAAGCCAACCACCAGGGCCCCGTCCCCTCCCCCACTGCCTCGCCGTCCCTCTCTGACAGGCGTGGCCCCGTGGTGGCCTCCCTCGCCAGGGATCCACTCTCCTCCAACTCTGACCGCTCCCAGGACGAGGACTCGCTCATGGGCTCTCGCTCTGACCGCCAGGGAGATGATGCCgcatccctctcctcctcctccagcccccTGTCCCGCAAGAGCAGGATCCCTCGCCCCGTTCATTCAGCCTCTTCCTCTGAGCAGCTGGCTGCCCAATTCCTGCCGCGCCCGCCCCCTGGAAAGCCACCTTGCCGCCCCACAGTGGAGGGCAG GCTTAGACGTTACCGCATCCGAGCTGGCAGCACCAGTGACTCAGACCTCCTGACCTGCCTCGCTCAGCTGATGCATGGCTCTCGTGGCTCCCCACTCCACCACCGCTCCTCGGCCCAGCATGGGGGCTCCAGGATGGGCATCTGCAGCCTGACAAGCTCCCCGCACCACCACCGCAGCTCTAGCGCCTCGCCGCGCAgctcctcctccctgcagcgCTCCGTCAGCTCCTCGCCCTCCCGCCATGAGCACCGTGGCGGCGGGGGTGGGGGCTGCCTCGGCCGCAGCCGCTCGCCCCCTAGCTTCTCCGGCTCGCCCCCTCCCCGCCGCTTCTACCCCCACCACCAGGAGACTTGCTGTAGCCGCCAGGCACGCACGGGCCCCTTCCACCTGTCCAGGGGGAAGGGCTGCAGCCGAGAGGGCAAGTGCTCCAGCAAGCTGAGCAGATAG